Proteins found in one Alteromonas macleodii genomic segment:
- a CDS encoding TonB-dependent receptor, whose amino-acid sequence MKIKTAYSSLTLACITALGLTIASPVSAADGVIIGSVKDAAKARSYAGAQIKIVELGLSTEAGRDGTFRFPSIPEGTYTLEVSYLGEQTVTQDIQVTDNGIARAAVELGNGDTIDEILVRGQRSGQASAINQQRASDRISSIVSADAIGQFPDQNAAESLQRLPGLSIERDQGEGRFVGIRGIDPNLNNVTINGLNIPSPESGVRSVALDVIPSELIQTLEVSKSVTPDMDGDAIGGSVAVKSVSAFDKARDTASVTVQASQNDLRDETSPKLSGTFTKKLSPEWGVAGAISYFDRDFGSDNVESNGEDELEQRHYTITRERLGSALNIDFRPDFNNQYFLRTLYSEFSDDEFRQGNIFTFDGEDSEIERESKDRFESQSIFTVALGGEHQLKTWTANWQLGYAKSDEDEPDALYYVFKTENDSIDANINTMRPTVSQNADAMDLSTYEVDEISFEDNYTKDTETSIKFDVARPLNLGGYIGELKMGSKYRSREKDRDSSIAIFDGDFDELDASQFGAVSPDYSLDDFGPGLNRSEMRSYFNDNRSSLELDSLNSEVESRGATYINEEDIFAAYVMGSVDIDKLHLVAGVRYERTDFSTSGMRVELVENEETDVEEVVNTPWNAERDYDHWLPSVNARYTFSEKLQLRAAYTQTISRPKFEDVAAFQIIESKTEEDDGVFVTERAAEVGNPELQPYEAQNLDLSIEYYPGDIGVMSAGLFYKNIDNFVVYADVAGTTGWEGFEEVIQPINGDSADLTGLELSWVKAFNNGFIVSANATFTDSEATTFLDGEKFETQLPNQSDRIGNLTIGYEANDFSVRLATTYKSDNFEEIDGDMLRFEDDHIQVDFMARYYINNSMQVYFNGINLGDEPFYNYFDTRSQNAQYEEYGRTFELGFTWQLN is encoded by the coding sequence ATGAAAATTAAAACCGCGTACTCATCTCTTACCCTTGCTTGTATAACAGCATTGGGTCTCACCATTGCTTCTCCTGTTTCAGCTGCTGATGGCGTAATAATCGGTTCTGTAAAAGACGCCGCAAAGGCACGCAGCTATGCCGGCGCACAAATAAAGATTGTCGAATTAGGGCTTAGCACCGAAGCAGGCAGAGACGGTACGTTTCGCTTTCCATCTATTCCCGAGGGTACTTACACACTAGAGGTTTCTTACCTAGGTGAACAAACCGTCACACAAGATATCCAGGTGACTGATAACGGTATTGCCCGCGCTGCCGTTGAGCTTGGAAACGGCGATACAATTGACGAAATACTGGTACGCGGACAACGAAGCGGACAAGCAAGTGCAATTAATCAGCAAAGAGCATCAGACCGCATTTCTTCCATTGTTTCAGCTGATGCCATTGGTCAGTTTCCAGATCAGAATGCTGCAGAGTCTTTGCAACGCTTACCCGGTTTATCTATCGAGCGAGATCAAGGTGAAGGCCGTTTCGTTGGAATACGAGGTATCGACCCTAACCTGAATAACGTGACTATCAACGGTTTAAATATCCCTTCACCGGAGTCAGGCGTACGTTCAGTAGCACTAGACGTAATTCCATCTGAGCTTATTCAAACCTTGGAAGTTTCTAAATCTGTAACCCCGGATATGGACGGCGACGCTATTGGTGGCTCGGTAGCCGTCAAAAGCGTAAGCGCCTTTGATAAAGCGCGTGATACCGCAAGCGTGACGGTACAGGCAAGTCAAAACGATTTGCGTGATGAAACCAGCCCTAAGCTTTCTGGCACTTTCACTAAGAAACTATCACCAGAATGGGGAGTGGCTGGCGCTATCTCGTATTTTGACAGAGACTTTGGTTCAGACAACGTGGAAAGTAACGGTGAAGATGAACTTGAACAGCGCCATTACACCATCACCCGCGAGCGTTTAGGTAGTGCATTAAATATTGATTTTCGCCCAGACTTTAACAACCAGTATTTTCTTCGCACACTCTACAGCGAGTTTTCTGACGATGAATTTCGCCAGGGCAACATATTTACGTTCGACGGCGAAGATTCGGAAATAGAAAGAGAAAGTAAAGACCGCTTTGAGAGCCAAAGTATATTTACCGTGGCGTTAGGTGGTGAACATCAATTAAAAACTTGGACAGCCAACTGGCAACTTGGTTATGCGAAATCTGATGAAGATGAACCTGATGCCCTGTATTACGTCTTTAAAACTGAAAATGACAGTATTGACGCCAATATAAATACAATGCGCCCTACTGTTTCACAAAACGCTGATGCCATGGACTTATCAACTTACGAGGTAGATGAGATAAGCTTTGAAGACAACTACACCAAAGACACCGAAACCAGTATTAAATTCGATGTAGCACGCCCTCTTAATCTTGGTGGTTATATTGGCGAATTAAAAATGGGTTCTAAATACCGCAGCCGAGAAAAAGACCGAGACAGCAGCATAGCAATTTTCGACGGTGACTTTGACGAGTTAGATGCTTCTCAGTTTGGCGCTGTAAGTCCAGATTATTCACTCGATGACTTTGGGCCAGGGCTTAATCGCAGTGAAATGCGCAGTTATTTTAACGACAACCGCAGTAGCCTAGAATTAGACAGTCTAAATTCTGAAGTGGAGTCTCGCGGCGCCACTTATATTAATGAAGAGGATATTTTTGCCGCCTATGTCATGGGTAGCGTAGACATTGATAAACTCCACCTAGTTGCGGGTGTTCGCTATGAGCGCACTGACTTTTCTACATCAGGTATGCGAGTAGAGCTAGTAGAAAACGAAGAAACCGACGTTGAAGAAGTGGTTAATACACCATGGAATGCGGAGCGCGACTATGACCATTGGTTACCCAGCGTGAACGCTAGGTATACATTTTCAGAAAAACTCCAGCTTCGCGCCGCTTACACGCAAACTATTTCAAGACCTAAATTTGAAGACGTAGCGGCATTCCAAATCATTGAGAGCAAAACAGAAGAAGACGATGGCGTATTTGTCACTGAACGCGCAGCCGAAGTTGGCAACCCTGAGCTTCAGCCGTATGAAGCACAAAACCTCGACTTATCGATTGAATACTATCCAGGCGATATTGGTGTAATGTCAGCTGGGCTGTTCTACAAGAATATCGATAACTTTGTAGTGTACGCTGACGTAGCTGGCACCACCGGCTGGGAAGGTTTTGAAGAGGTCATACAGCCAATAAATGGTGATTCTGCTGATTTGACCGGCTTAGAACTTTCTTGGGTAAAAGCTTTCAATAACGGCTTTATTGTTTCTGCCAACGCCACCTTTACCGACTCAGAAGCGACAACTTTCTTAGACGGCGAGAAATTTGAAACTCAATTACCGAACCAGTCAGACCGCATTGGCAACTTAACCATTGGTTACGAAGCCAATGACTTCAGCGTGCGTTTAGCTACCACCTATAAGAGTGACAATTTCGAAGAAATTGATGGCGACATGTTGAGATTCGAAGACGACCACATTCAGGTTGATTTCATGGCACGCTACTACATTAACAATAGCATGCAGGTCTATTTCAACGGCATTAACTTGGGTGACGAACCCTTCTACAACTATTTTGATACGCGCAGCCAAAATGCACAGTATGAAGAGTACGGGCGCACCTTCGAGCTTGGCTTTACCTGGCAGCTTAACTAA
- a CDS encoding diguanylate cyclase domain-containing protein: MFTFSNATQFRHHKLWLVFTAGIVTLAVCLASMFGDLKESAVISNLDILGEGSIAFLTLAWMLAALASRPPGTVTSLLTIGLGLFLFSVSLDFLDEFFHYPEEAYWISMIESYPAAVGMVVMTAALYRWHLEQRALNLQLRRREWDFRDHDAIDPITQLYRAEYWKEQIHKQQRSGKSAVLAIIDINNFSLFNQKHGYTEGDRYLHDIAQLIIMNLRQQDLACRYAGDRFAILMPDISPMQADIILNDIKASIQHLAFRHSQNANAIYTTARSTQVTLLPNQRLATVINNMLLELERPHDSAA; the protein is encoded by the coding sequence ATGTTTACCTTTTCAAACGCAACACAATTTAGACACCACAAGCTTTGGCTGGTATTTACTGCGGGCATAGTGACGCTGGCGGTTTGCTTGGCTTCTATGTTCGGTGATCTCAAAGAAAGCGCTGTAATATCAAACCTAGATATTTTGGGGGAGGGCAGTATCGCTTTTTTAACCTTGGCATGGATGCTTGCTGCCCTTGCCAGTCGTCCTCCTGGAACAGTAACTAGCCTTCTGACGATAGGGCTAGGTTTATTTTTGTTTTCCGTCAGCTTGGACTTTTTAGATGAGTTTTTTCACTACCCCGAAGAAGCTTACTGGATAAGTATGATTGAGTCTTATCCAGCAGCCGTGGGGATGGTGGTGATGACTGCGGCGCTTTATCGATGGCACTTAGAGCAGCGCGCCTTAAATTTGCAATTGCGGCGTAGGGAGTGGGATTTTCGCGATCACGACGCCATCGACCCCATAACGCAACTTTACAGAGCAGAGTATTGGAAAGAACAAATTCACAAGCAACAGCGCTCAGGTAAGTCAGCCGTTCTAGCCATCATTGATATTAATAATTTCTCTTTGTTTAACCAGAAGCATGGGTACACGGAAGGCGATAGATATCTGCATGACATTGCGCAACTAATAATTATGAATTTACGGCAGCAAGATTTAGCTTGTCGTTATGCTGGTGATCGTTTTGCCATTCTAATGCCGGATATTTCGCCCATGCAGGCTGATATTATTCTCAATGATATTAAAGCCAGTATCCAACATCTTGCTTTTAGGCACAGCCAAAATGCGAATGCGATTTACACCACTGCACGTAGCACTCAAGTAACTTTGCTGCCCAACCAGCGACTAGCAACGGTGATTAATAACATGCTCTTGGAACTTGAACGGCCACATGATAGCGCAGCCTAA
- a CDS encoding AraC family transcriptional regulator ligand-binding domain-containing protein, with the protein MDLTLPLEALRAAEGRDAHIAEAEHNHPKNPSVMGVFATGNADDLGMGVFAKADADVHGVGVIASASVVMSVQDKAIRGCWLVRAALDVALSRGANKNKVLRGTGIFDDALQSDSLLSIKQYSLLLGNVHAQTKGSDVSFMLGGALASQWQHSPLHVLAACENVEALLFHLTHHHIFRWCSLPLCQFQRFENANNIVLVPQLTGGNSKLSLFTIEMALASIVSLLRNIANKRIRLSFTFTGSRPKNIADYETHLGLKLSFNSPFNSICIEKDVLLQPLKPVSRAADVCEPQVPSSYLVDNSLLRSSVTSSKAASLTTLQPCLSLPDFVRHYIFAFSAESANTGLPELSQKLDVSVATLKRKLKEFGVSFRTLSEEVQRNHAVMLLSVNKVSNEVAANAMGINDLTNFRRTVKRLTGKTPSELRDAR; encoded by the coding sequence ATGGATTTAACACTACCATTAGAAGCACTGCGTGCAGCTGAGGGCAGAGATGCTCACATTGCAGAGGCTGAGCATAACCACCCTAAAAACCCTTCTGTTATGGGTGTCTTTGCAACAGGAAATGCTGATGACCTTGGCATGGGGGTCTTCGCAAAAGCAGATGCTGATGTGCATGGCGTGGGTGTCATTGCTAGTGCTAGTGTGGTGATGTCTGTTCAAGACAAAGCGATTCGTGGGTGTTGGTTGGTGCGGGCTGCACTGGATGTGGCGCTATCGAGAGGGGCCAATAAAAATAAGGTGCTGCGAGGCACCGGTATTTTTGATGATGCCTTACAAAGTGATTCTCTACTAAGCATAAAACAGTATTCATTGCTGTTAGGGAATGTGCATGCTCAAACAAAAGGTAGCGATGTTAGCTTTATGCTCGGTGGTGCTTTAGCTTCACAGTGGCAGCACAGTCCTTTGCATGTGTTAGCAGCATGCGAAAATGTCGAAGCACTACTTTTTCACCTCACTCACCATCATATATTCAGGTGGTGTAGCTTACCGCTATGTCAATTTCAGCGTTTTGAAAACGCAAATAACATAGTATTGGTACCACAGTTAACAGGGGGTAACAGCAAGCTATCTTTATTCACTATTGAAATGGCATTAGCAAGTATCGTTTCACTGTTAAGAAATATTGCTAATAAGCGAATACGTCTGTCTTTTACTTTTACGGGTAGTCGGCCGAAAAACATCGCTGATTATGAAACCCACCTTGGTCTTAAGTTATCGTTTAACAGTCCCTTTAATAGTATTTGTATTGAAAAAGACGTATTGCTTCAGCCCCTAAAACCGGTAAGTAGAGCGGCAGACGTTTGTGAACCACAGGTCCCATCAAGCTATTTAGTAGATAACAGTTTATTACGAAGCAGTGTTACTTCATCAAAAGCAGCGTCTCTGACTACGCTGCAACCATGTCTGTCTTTGCCAGATTTTGTCAGACATTACATTTTTGCATTTAGCGCAGAAAGTGCAAATACTGGGTTACCCGAATTATCACAAAAGTTGGACGTTAGCGTGGCTACCTTGAAGCGAAAATTGAAGGAGTTTGGCGTTAGCTTTCGCACGTTGTCTGAAGAAGTCCAGCGTAATCATGCGGTAATGCTTTTGTCAGTAAATAAAGTTAGCAACGAAGTTGCTGCAAATGCAATGGGCATTAACGACCTAACTAATTTTCGCCGTACCGTAAAACGGCTTACCGGCAAAACTCCCAGCGAACTGCGTGATGCCCGTTAA